In Plasmodium coatneyi strain Hackeri chromosome 4, complete sequence, the genomic window TTTTatgcaaaataaatgaattcGAATTCAGTGAAAAGGATTTACATTTTCATAGAAGGGAAGTATTAGGACAAATTTGCAATAGATTGattaaatatgtacatgaaATGAGCGGAAAtgaattaattcattttatggtttatttttttagatGGAATAAAAGTGACAGGAAGTTGTCTCTTttctataatttttattttaaccaTGTCTTTGATAATTTATATCTTTTTGGTCATGAAATTTATAAGgtcctttttatattaaacACATATCTCATTAATAATGATTCTAGCATTATTTTTGATGAACGGTTAATGGGGAAAAACTTGTTTAATGTATACTATTTCAGAGAGTTAAAAAACAAGGGGAATTACGCGCTCAAAATGAGCAAAGATGAAATTTACAAGAAATGTTATGACAAGTTGTTAGAGGACATagataaaattgaaaagaagaTAGTAgtaaacattttaaagttATACGTTGACAATTTAAGTAAGAATATTAACATAGACAAGAAACTTGTGGATAATATTCACAACAATTTAACAGACGAAAACGTAGACTATCTTGTAAAATTGGTGAATATATACTGTGACATGATTAAGAAAGAGGTAAATTGCACTGCCTCGGTAGTTTCCAAGTTAAAGGACGTGATTTTGTGCATCTATCAATTTTTGAGAGAAagagaaaacgaaaaaaagattcTCTCTGATGTAAATTATAGTACACTACTAAATTCggtaaataataaaaatgttttaaataaaattatggaCAAGACCTTTGGTCTGTTGTACGAACATTtactaaaaaatttttcgaacgtaaaatttgaaaatctTCAGGCTCTTTCCATTTCACTCATTTCTATAAAAAACATACATTTTACTTTATTAAGAAGGAGATATTTTACGAACAATGTTTTATTCAGTGCTACTTTGAAAGACGGGTTAGATGTGTCAAATAGGTTCCTGGAGAAAtgcttaaaaataaataataaagatGCAGTACACATTATACATAGTAGTGGTGATGGCGCATCTAATGGGATGAATCTGGAAAATTTgcagaaattaaaaatggagaagagaagagaatattatttttacaaaatagaaaattatTTGGATTTTAATTTCAAATTGAAAGTTAGTGATTTGTTGTCTATTAAAGTTCTGTCTAACTCTTTCGCAAAGGCAGAACAGGTGCACAATtcgtataatttttatttactgTTTAATAACATCTCGTGCATCTTGTATTATTTTATAGTAAATAAGAATACAATAACGAGATTTAGTGATACATATATCTACGTTTTGAATGACCTCTCTTAtgtatacaaaaatgtgaaaaatagaGCAGCACATAGCAGCCTAATTGCAAGTGGTGTTCAGAAGTTATTCTGCAAAAACGTTTTAAAAGTCAGCAACCTTTACATGAAGAATCTccatgaagaaaagaacttCCAAAGAGATCAGTATGTGTGTTCCCTAATCTTTCtgaataatttgttttccgATAGGATTGTTCTTTTTGAGCATATAAACAATGTTTGGTGCCACGTTTATAAAGCGTATAACTATTTTAAAAGCAATATGATGCTTAACGAGGATGTTATATCTTTAATTCTTCTAACTTGTTCTaagttccaattttttactGAAAACAACTCAAATAGTAGGTACCACAGAAAGGAGTTAATTagtttaaaatataatatcaTGGATGATTTGGCTAGAAATTATTTAAACACATACAAGCACATTACCTTGGATAACTTATCAAAAGTTTTAATATCCCTGTCCAATTCTAAGTATAGATATGAAATTAGCGAAGATTTGTTATTAGGAactttgaaaaatgaaattgcAAAGGTTAACGCAAAAAACAGCGGCAACAGCTTTCCATGTAGCAAGGCTTCAGATAACGCTACTGCGAAGACAAATTGGGGAAATATTCCCACGGAAAGTGCGAAACGTgatttatttataaatatgagCAAAATTATTGAATGCTTAATAAAGttagatatatttttttacttaaaaaatagaCATACTTACGTGCAACTATTTATGAAGGCGTTCTGCAGTATGTGCTTAAAATTGAACCTATTAAAAAAACTGCTCTACATAGCTAATCACTTATATGTGTACGAAATATATGGTTACGTCTCcgaaattttggaaaaattcgTAGAAGGATACGGACAAATTTCTTACAATTTTAtcgaaaatgtggaaaataagCTCTTTGAGAAGATTACGTGCTATATATCGGAAGATGATTATATTGAAATGTCAAACACGTTCTTTGTGTTATTTTATGACTATTTTGAAAGTTTTCATAGGGAGAAGACGTACATAAATGTGCTGTATCCTCCGAAATGCGGCACACATTTTACCAAGCTAAACGATGGGGGTGGTGCACATGACATGGTACTAAACGCCGTTCAGAGCAATGCAGGTAATAACCCCAAAAATGTTATGGCCGCATATAGTGGCAATGCTGAAAATGCTCTAAACGTTGTTAATAAAGTAGGAACTTTACAGAATTGTGAGAATAGTACAAATAAAGGCTTTCTAAGGAGCACCCACGAAGCGGATTTTTTCATACGCGATATggtaaatttatttaaattctTGAAGATAGATAGAGGCAAATTTATCCTATTTCAACTTTACATGTACCTTTCAAGTAGCAAAAAGTTCCAAAAGAGTGATGCCTCATCATCGGCGTTTCACATGGaggtgttcagggttttacaGGACATTCATCCGAGGTACCTGTGGGTGCAAAATTTCAAcattaaaaatgaggaagggaCATTTCTGTACACAATCGACATCATGCTGTTCCAAGCAAGAGGGAGAGGTGAGggcatataattattttaatttagtgtgttatttaatttgtttaaacAAATGTACGCACGcgcgtgtgtgtatatgtacaagcacaaatgtacataacatatacatgcatagATACATACGCATAGGTCCCTATgcgtacatatttataaagtGAAAAGAGACAGTTTTTCGGGGATTTTTTCGTGATATCAACAAGCGCGAAAATGTTGGACATTCAAAATAGTGTGAAACTAAATTTGCCCGAGGGGGGGGGTTATTCaaatatttgtacatattcGCAAATGTATGAATCACTGATTTGTACACATGCgtgcatataaaaattaaaatcaCACATTGTGCAGTGTAAAAAGGTAGCATTCAATTtgtgctttttattttaattattcatatgcaacttttaaattgaaaaaaaaactgaatcAATATTTCGTTTTAcacaaattaacaaaataagcgaatggggagaaaaggagggaaaagggcaaatgggaaaaacgcTTTTTTGCGAAAACATTTGCAAATTACTtgttatacacataaacaaaaTAACTAGCAACAGCTTTTCGTGGAATGCTTTTCACTATTTAGGTTTATCAGGTTGCTACTGGTAGCTTTACTGTCTACGTTGCTTTTATTACTTATAatgtttttatatatttcctcaGCAAGcatgtaaaatatattttttatgtttgcaCCTGTCTTGGCGCTTGTTTGAATAAAGAGCAGATTATTTTCTTGGGCATATTTCTGCACATCTAGCATATCTACCtgaaatttgtttttatctATTTTGTTCGCAaccaaaattattatataattgCTACTGATTTTTAATTGATTTACCCATGTTTTGGCTCTATCTAGGCTACTTGAATTACTAATGTCGAAAACGACTATGGCACACGTGGCGCCTCGATAGTACAGGGGGACGATACTTGCATATCTTTCCTGTCCAGCGGTGTCCCATATATCAAATTTTATGTTACATGGGCCTTCGCTATTTTTGAGGTGTTCTTTATTTAAAGAGATATTATCATTACTGTTACTGCTAAGGTTGTTGCTGCTGaggttgctgctgctgctgttacTGTTGATGCCACTGTTGGCGTTTTTCATCTTCAGCTCGTTCATGTTGACTACATATGTGCAGAAGGAGGCACCTATCGTTGTGTTCGTGTTATCGTGAAAGGTATCCTTCGTCAAACGCAAAACTATGCTCGATTTGCCCACTGACGATTCGCCTAGTAACACCGTTTTGTAActacttttcttttccatttttcattttcattctagtacattatgtatacgtatatatatatgtacaagtatatgcatatgtacgcTGAGGGGTAGGGGTCCAGTCCGGTACAGAataacacacaaaaaaaagaaagagtaATACCTGGGGGGAACGTCCAAAGATGTGCGAGAAGGGCACGTAGGTTTATAAATTACCCAAAGAAGGTCCTTCGAAAACACATATCAagtattcatattttttggcGAATAAAACATTTACATAGCATTCTGAAGATCCCCCCCtccccaaaaggaaaaaatatatacacgtataATTGTACAAGAGGGTGATAATCGTAATAGGGTTACCAGGCGAAGTGTTCTACTACTACGTTTtaaacagaaagaaaagaggggggaaaaaacagttCAGCAAAAGTAAATTACAAATTATATGACTTTTAGCATTTAAgtggggaataaaaaaaatgcatacgtGTATGTTTACgcaaatgtatacatacatatatacgtaaacgtgtagcaaattttttaaatgaaattaaaataaaactatatgaacaaaaaaaacaaaaaaaaaaaattacacattgTAAGCTATAattttatgcctttttttaaaatgtgcttttacaaaatgtcatactattatatataaaaaaaaaaaaaaaaaaaaagcagcacatgaaagtgtaaaatatattaaaaaaaaaaaaaaaaaaaaaattacacataaaaacGCCAAGCGGTTATAATTCGTTTCTCATTtgtatttccttcttatacaAATAAACTACTGAATTTTAAagactttaaaaaatgtagctaAAATTATGGGTAAATTGTTTGAAGGTATACATTTTACAGTGGCTACATTTTCAcaatggagaagaaaatgttccacTGTTAAAAACTgcacaaaaataaacatataaaggaggaaaatgggaaagcaTAGCACGGTTCACATCGGAAATTTTGCTCCTAGTAAGTTCTTGGTAATAGCTTTTTTCCATCATCATAGGGGagatatttatttttgtcctttGGACGGTAGCCTGAAaggttgttaaaaaaaataggggggGTTATGTGTACGGGTATCAAACTGTGTTTTCTGTTTTGGGCGCTTCGCTTCTCCGCCTCTCTGTTCCGTTTTATCTGTTCTGCTTTACCTCCATAAGATATCTGCTGGCACAGGGCGGGCAAACGGCGAttggattttttttggttGTAAAAATCGGCCCtacaaggaaaataaaaaaaataaatatatctTTGCATCACCATAAATAGTCCGTCCGATGACAGGGGGGGTAATTTTCAAAAGgtgcattttgtttttttaaatgtctATTTTGACTGCATAAATTTATAAACGTGTGGCTAAATacgttgaaaaaaaaaaacattaataTGGAGTACACACCAGATAAAGTATGCCTGCAGGAAATGATCACTTGATAGATTAAAAATGTGTCTCATTTGGAGAACGCTATATTTGCTCAACTCTGTCACTATGTTTCCgcttttcttcacttttttttcataaagatgcctgcgtgtgtgtgtgcgggGTGAGAAGTCGTTTATCATTGGCTACTTTGCGCTGCTCAAGTATAAGCAGGTaagcacatataaataaacaCATACAAACGGACGTATGTTTGCACGTTTCGCGCAAACTAACTCCCACAAAATATCCTTTAGGAGGGACGGAAAAATGTCCACGCTCGTGGCGGCTTCGTCTAAGGACACCAGGAACTGCATgcagggggaggaggagtaTAGTACATTTAAACACGATGGACTCTCGAATGTGAGTAAAGCAAGCTGAATTTTCAAGTATAGTGAGTGCGTGCGGGAAGGATCTTCCTAATTCGCGACGTAATGCACTGACCCCCCCATACGCGAAAGAGACTCACCCCGAAGGCGTACTCCTGGCAATTCAAAAGCTCCGTGTTGAAACAGTACTCGGGGACATCCTTCAAAAGCATCCAGTCACGCACAATTCTCCACGTAATGTCAAAAATGTATGTGTTAATTATCTCTCCCTGGTACTGTTCATGTCTTAATCTCTTGTTAATCAGccataaatgtaaaatgtaaaaatacaTCTTCATATTAAAGGACTCCTCAATCCGAAACAGCTTCAggatttcttcattttctagCCTTTCCATGATTAGGTGGATTAGTCTCCATGCACATTCTCCATATTCGGTATGCTTCCTAATcgttaaaaaaggaaaaaaaggggggaaacgcACATAAACAGGTAAGAGGGGATTTActaattcttccttctatgGACATTCAGAACTGTGTGCGAAGTGTGTGTGTTAAAATGTTAGTCCATTGggggaagaatatatttttccctttctcgtTCTGCCAATAAGTAATGTGGACCATGCGTGCAAAGCACATGTGCATCATTTTTCAGCCTTACAGAAAAACCCTATAAATGACGGAGCTGATTAGGGAACGGTCGCACTGCGGTATGGGGATGGCATATTTCGACGACTCGCGAATACTAATTTTCGTATTTTTGTCTTCATACAAACTTTTGCTTTCGATAATTTTCAGGTTGTCATATACTTTCACTTGGCTCGTAAAATATCGAAAAGTTATGTATCTTCTGTTCAGCAGTAGTTCTCTGCCTTTGTTCCAcatcacagaaaaaaaaaggtgtagaTGGTGGGATAAGGGAGTAAAAGCTAAGACGTTTAAAGGTTAAATAGTTATGGAgatgaaaagaaaacgtggtgttcctttttttcctctcattTTTCATGTGCATCTCATCGGTTCGCTTCTGTGCTTGCTTTTAATTTTCCAGTTTGACGGCATAGATAATTTCCGCAGAATTCCCTACTCGCATGAACAAACATGTAACTGCTTTTTGCCTATCCGTACGATCCCACGGTcgtatgttcatttttactcgcctttttttcgtgtgCCCATTATCAAGTGGCCCATTTTATTGGGTTCGCATCGCAGTTTGTCAAAAGGAGTTTCACTCTTTCGTGTAAAAATAGCAACAGGTACGTAAACGTGAACATAAAagatgtataaaaaaaaagtataggggtggaaaaaaaaaaaagaagcaaactTTGCAATGGTACAAATTAAATTAACAATGGAGGGAACAGAAACGTAACCACGGGGAGGCaaacataataatttaaaaaaaaaaaaaaaaaaaagtcgttAAATCTGAGGCGTTAACATAGTTCTGCATTTGTGCATATAGCGAAAAAGgcgtgtttctttttttttattttatttttgtataaatcTTCACACACGTaatgcacaaaaattaaaactttCGAGGAGCTTTACGTTTTGGAGGGTTTTAAGAATAACGCAAAAAGGCATACCGTTTGCCCCCTCCTCATGTTGTTAATATTTAAATATGACACATCCGTATGACATGCCTGCTCCGAAGCCACACATGCATATGACGTCACCCCTTTTGATTTTCCCGTTGTGTATCTGTAGAGAGGTAAATGGCAAAGAGATGGTAACGAATTGGAGGAAGGACAAACGATATAACATTCAAACATTCGCACTTGTTAAcgatgcatttatatattggGTTAAGCTTGATCATGCAGGACTGATATAATACACACGACGGGTTGGGGTGTACCCTGTCTGTAcgtattattcatatttataaattttattttttccgtttctttCTATTTCATACGTTTTCTGATAGGCACAAGGGGATGGAGGCGGCGGACGTGTTCGCGTGCTCGTCTAGGTTAACCAGGATCTGTTTAAAATGAGTGAAAGGGTTCGGTATGCGTGTTTATCCTGCGTATACATGACGTGGTGGTCACCATATTGCAAACGAATcgtaaaggaaaagaaaacgcaTTCATCACCTTGGATAGGGGAATGTCCAAACTTTTTGATACAGTCTCTATAATTCGTATGTTAGCCTGATGAAATATAAAGTAGTCAATCtgctccatttttatgttagCCTCTTGTGTAGCTTTTAGGACAATCTTTGGCAAATTACAAATGGTGTACTTAAATACTTCTTTCCCATTCATATTcaattttccatatttgtttttatttggGTTTTCCAAATTGTAGTTATCGCATTCGAAGTTGATGGTTAATAGATCATTTAGTTCGCTGTTCGATCCTAGGGAATAATCATATATGTggttttcttcatttggttCTGTTCTTTGTAACACGACGGCTCCTGCAAGGGGGGTGGGGTATTTTTCATGGGGGCGTTCTTTCCAATTGGTCAGTTGTTAAATAGTGAAGGTGTTGTCGGTAGGGGtagccattttatttttgttctccaAAATGGCTGCTTTATCCCGACACGGTGTGCAATTTAAGTGgggtgtgtttttttccacttctgtGCCGTCGGAATAGTAGGGATAAATTACACACGCATGCATCACCTGCGGCGTCTCCAAATAAAACACATGTGTTGCGGTCCCTCCAGTCTACAAAGTTGCTTAGCGCGTCGCTGCCAACGATGAGGATGTTCTTATACTTGGATAAAAAGTTATACGctgaaagggggggggaggggaaatgGACACACGCAAGTGGTGataggaaaaatgtgaaaaaaataaatttatcatGTGGAAAAGTACACTCCCTTTCTTCACTCATAAATAAGAACCCGTAGCAAAGGCGAAAACGAATCCTGAACACGCCGCCGTTAAGTCCATGTTAACGCTATTTTTGCACCCAAGCTTGTTACTAATGTTGTTTGCGTCACCGAACAAATTATGAGGTGTGGATGACGCGTTGATAATCTGCGAATagtacacatgcacatgttaGAAGTTCCTAATTTGGAGGAAGTTTTCATTTGCGTTATGGTTAAAATGGAAGATAGGCGTGTGAAGTCGAACAAATCGAGCAACGTATTGATGGGATGTTGCGTGGGGTGCTCTCCCTTTAGCGGAGCATACTCAGTGCACAATTACCGCGATAGACACGCAAACAGGAGCGCGGGCGCAGGTGgataaataagtaaaaatgtGAGCACATGTTTCTATCAGCTAGAGTAGGTAACATATGCACCAACATTTAAATGCACCACGTCCATTTCGCTACAGGGAAAGCTTAAATGCGTCTACAACGAAATGGCAgcaagataaaaaaaaaaaaaaaaaaatagatcaataaaatgaacagaatTAAATTAACTTACATCACACTAGATTCAATTGTAAAGatgctatatataatgtggaGAATGCCCCCGCGCGCCGCGCTCACGAGAAGTACATCCGACGTGTAGCCTTACCATGTCTACACTTAACGGGTTCATCGAGCAGTTTTTAAGAGCCTGATTAGCGCTTTCTATCTGCAGCATTGATATGTTTTCATTCCGTTTTAgaatccttctttttttaattcctgtTCGGGTTCTAATCCACTAAAAAGGTGTCCATAAGAAAGAGCGCGCATATTATCGCGTGTATACAGACTAAATGGGGGCTCATTTAAGCCACAAACGTTGAAACACATGAGGGGGGGCATAATCTCTAAAGCAGAtctgtatatacatatatacataaacgGGAGAAACGAAGCAGACACGGAAATATTACTTCGTCGCTGGTatcaatatatttttttaagtcatCATTGTGAATCTCGTTTGAGGGGTAAGCATGACCATGTCCTATTATCTTACCTCCACCtagtgcgaaaaaaaaaaataaattaatagaataaaaaaaacgttaaTTCTTTTTGCATGCCTATTTGggaacaaatttatattcgTGCTTCGCTCAACGAGTCACTTTGGTGACTAAGTTTGTTCTTCCCGGTTGTAGATGTGAAAGACACT contains:
- a CDS encoding Small GTPase rab5; the encoded protein is MEKKSSYKTVLLGESSVGKSSIVLRLTKDTFHDNTNTTIGASFCTYVVNMNELKMKNANSGINSNSSSSNLSSNNLSSNSNDNISLNKEHLKNSEGPCNIKFDIWDTAGQERYASIVPLYYRGATCAIVVFDISNSSSLDRAKTWVNQLKISSNYIIILVANKIDKNKFQVDMLDVQKYAQENNLLFIQTSAKTGANIKNIFYMLAEEIYKNIISNKSNVDSKATSSNLINLNSEKHSTKSCC
- a CDS encoding Beta-ketoacyl-acyl carrier protein synthase III; the protein is MRAGKVFLYMAIVLSAHCISVLFTLEINKSCKYNFMNSAPNVQHTTKVRATGGRSGGKIIGHGHAYPSNEIHNDDLKKYIDTSDEWIRTRTGIKKRRILKRNENISMLQIESANQALKNCSMNPLSVDMIINASSTPHNLFGDANNISNKLGCKNSVNMDLTAACSGFVFAFATAYNFLSKYKNILIVGSDALSNFVDWRDRNTCVLFGDAAGAVVLQRTEPNEENHIYDYSLGSNSELNDLLTINFECDNYNLENPNKNKYGKLNMNGKEVFKYTICNLPKIVLKATQEANIKMEQIDYFIFHQANIRIIETVSKSLDIPLSKILVNLDEHANTSAASIPLCLSENIHNGKIKRGDVICMCGFGAGMSYGCVIFKY